A genomic region of Candidatus Schekmanbacteria bacterium contains the following coding sequences:
- a CDS encoding c-type cytochrome, whose amino-acid sequence MKSQSLCVLFLIMLILLLASPPVSSSESINDKTSEQGNPTKGWKAFYEKGCIKCHSVWGEGGNEGPDLAVSEDKRRDITESSLASSLWNHAPVMLEKIVLKEIKYEPVSKEEMSDIFSFLTFIRSTIEIGDPKKGASFFEEKKCSVCHSIKGKGGRVGPELSGWGKYTSPVVWADLMWNHAPAMKREMAKKGIKWPTFEKSDMADLVAYIKEVSGVSEKEYLSPGNAAEGEEIFRRKGCIACHSVYGKGGKAGPDLSKALSSGENGIITIMQIAGLMWNHSPLMISRGASISEGKLELTSDEMSHLVAYLLSLRRVETAGDAKMGAELFNTKKCSSCHVKGTGKIDGKISLPSDNNKISPIYMAWAMWNHGPKMRDEMKKKNIQWPLMEDSELADIAAFLNN is encoded by the coding sequence TTGAAATCTCAGAGTTTGTGTGTTCTCTTCCTGATCATGTTGATACTGCTTCTTGCCTCTCCCCCTGTATCATCTTCTGAGAGTATTAATGATAAGACTTCAGAACAGGGAAATCCTACGAAAGGATGGAAAGCTTTTTATGAGAAGGGGTGTATCAAATGCCATTCGGTTTGGGGAGAAGGCGGAAATGAGGGGCCTGACCTTGCGGTGTCAGAAGATAAGAGACGGGATATAACTGAAAGCAGTTTGGCTTCATCCCTCTGGAACCATGCGCCGGTTATGCTTGAGAAAATAGTCCTTAAAGAAATCAAATACGAACCTGTGTCAAAAGAGGAGATGTCAGATATCTTCTCCTTTCTTACCTTTATACGCTCTACCATTGAGATCGGTGATCCAAAAAAAGGGGCATCTTTTTTCGAAGAAAAAAAATGCAGCGTATGCCATTCTATTAAAGGGAAAGGTGGACGTGTGGGGCCTGAGCTTTCGGGCTGGGGAAAATATACAAGCCCGGTTGTATGGGCTGATCTCATGTGGAACCATGCGCCTGCGATGAAAAGAGAAATGGCTAAAAAAGGGATAAAATGGCCTACCTTTGAAAAAAGCGACATGGCAGATCTTGTGGCTTATATAAAGGAAGTATCAGGTGTGTCTGAAAAAGAATATTTGTCGCCCGGGAATGCCGCTGAAGGAGAGGAGATTTTCCGGAGGAAGGGATGCATCGCCTGCCATTCGGTATATGGCAAGGGAGGAAAAGCAGGCCCCGATCTTTCGAAGGCATTAAGTTCCGGGGAAAATGGAATCATCACCATAATGCAGATTGCAGGGCTAATGTGGAATCATTCCCCGCTTATGATTTCCAGAGGAGCCAGTATCAGCGAAGGAAAATTAGAGCTTACTTCTGATGAGATGTCTCATCTGGTTGCATATCTTTTAAGTTTAAGACGGGTTGAAACTGCCGGGGATGCCAAAATGGGCGCGGAGCTTTTCAATACAAAGAAGTGTTCTTCCTGCCATGTAAAAGGAACCGGGAAAATAGATGGGAAGATATCCCTGCCGTCTGACAATAATAAAATTTCTCCGATTTATATGGCGTGGGCGATGTGGAACCATGGGCCCAAGATGCGCGATGAGATGAAAAAGAAGAATATACAGTGGCCATTGATGGAAGACTCTGAGCTTGCCGACATAGCGGCATTTCTCAATAATTAA